Below is a window of Paramagnetospirillum magneticum AMB-1 DNA.
CGTCTTTTTCCGTTTCCGCCCCAAGCCGATCTTGATGGCCATTGCCGACCGATGCTCGGCATAGCTAGGGGCGACAACCGGGTAATCGGCAGGCAGGGACCACTTGGTGCGATAGTCGGTCACCGACAGGCCGTGGCTGGTCGCCAGATGGCGCTTCAGCATTTTCTGAGGCTTCCCGCATTCCAGGCAAATGACCGCATCGGGCTGGACCGATTTCTTGATCGGCACGGCCGGGCGAGGCTGATCAGTCAACGGCACCTGCATTGGCATTGCCGTGGTGACCAGCGCGGCATAGGTGGTGCGGATCAGATCGGAAAGATCTTCCACCGCCACGGCGTTGCCGCGAACGAAAGCACTGACGATACGGGCGGTCACGCCAATCATAGTGGACCTGCGCTAGCTTAATGAGGAAGCCAACATTCTCCCGACTCATACAAGCTGGCAAGCTCGCATTCGCCGCGTTCGAGCGATGTATGGCGCAGAGGATCGAAAAACGTAGATTGAGGCCGCAGTGG
It encodes the following:
- a CDS encoding MucR family transcriptional regulator, with protein sequence MIGVTARIVSAFVRGNAVAVEDLSDLIRTTYAALVTTAMPMQVPLTDQPRPAVPIKKSVQPDAVICLECGKPQKMLKRHLATSHGLSVTDYRTKWSLPADYPVVAPSYAEHRSAMAIKIGLGRKRKKTVEPEEVVESKPRHHYPASRWSKPTP